The following are encoded together in the Triticum dicoccoides isolate Atlit2015 ecotype Zavitan chromosome 6B, WEW_v2.0, whole genome shotgun sequence genome:
- the LOC119325039 gene encoding uncharacterized protein LOC119325039, with translation MDAGAPLLSFTALLPCSPARPPPPPRLPTPSLLPVSRSSPASLACLLNLPSFTPKIVSSSSRCVSCLRATATRPPRCPRHRRRHGESSSGSRCACATSGARGPTRRSPPRPCASPQRRRKGIPFAASDVLLESLLFGPLLTSLIKKQNNMAQLENSKFRLTAAVAEAGGAGSPAQAGVGAR, from the exons ATGGACGCCGGAGCTCCCCTGCTCAGCTTCACCGCGCTGCTCCCCTGCTCTCCCGCgcgtcctcctccgccgccgcggctgcCTACGCCGTCGCTCCTTCCGGTCTCGCGCAGCTCCCCTGCCTCCCTTGCCTGCCTCCTAAATCTCCCCTCTTTCACCCCCAAAATCGTTTCTTCTTCCTCCCGTTGCGTCTCCTGCTTGCGCGCGACGGCGACACGTCCTCCGCGTTGCCCCCGACACCGGAGGAGGCACGGGGAAAGCAGCAGTGGCTCGCGCTGCGCTTGCGCCACCTCAGGTGCGCGTGGGCCTACGCGCCGGTCGCCGCCTCGGCCATGCGCCAGTCCACAAAGGAGGAGGAAGGGGATTCCGTTCGCCGCCTCGGACGTGCTCCTCGAGTCCCTGCTCTTCGGGCCCCTCCTCACCTCCCTCATCAAGAAGCAGAACAACATGGCGCAG CTTGAGAACAGCAAATTCAGACTcacagcagcagtagcagaggcGGGCGGGGCAGGCTCACCAGCACAGGCGGGAGTGGGAGCGAGGTGA